One genomic window of Leptospira paudalimensis includes the following:
- a CDS encoding MFS transporter gives MSQMPVKVYGYRWVVLFAYVVITATICLQWLSFAPIAREAKEFYMVSPLQIDLLSLVFLAVFVFIAIPASYVIDTYGIKIGVGFGAILTGVCGLLKGMYASEYAVVLICQLGLAIAQPFLLNAVTKISVLWFPIHERATSVALGTLAQFLGIILVMILTPILLHSGNTIPEVMMLYGFVSMASAILFLLLVREKPPTSPSTHGEDHELSFLDGIRFLWKQADMKKILFLFLIGLGVFNAVSTCIDQICEIKGLNTEESGLVGGVMLIAGIFGGIFVPPLSDKFQKRKLFLVIAMVGFLVGLSVFVLFQGFIPLLIGSVVIGFFLLGIGAPIGFQYCAEITSPAPESTSQGLLLLVGQVSGIVFILGLNFFGMVSFLYVLLALTVLTLALVFQLKESPFMEP, from the coding sequence ATGAGCCAAATGCCAGTAAAAGTGTATGGATACCGTTGGGTGGTATTATTTGCCTACGTGGTGATCACAGCGACCATCTGCTTGCAATGGTTGTCTTTTGCTCCCATTGCCAGAGAAGCAAAAGAGTTTTATATGGTGTCCCCTCTGCAAATTGATCTTTTGTCTTTGGTGTTTTTAGCTGTTTTTGTTTTCATCGCCATCCCTGCCTCGTATGTGATTGATACCTATGGAATCAAAATTGGTGTTGGCTTCGGCGCAATTTTAACAGGCGTTTGTGGGTTACTGAAAGGGATGTATGCTTCGGAGTATGCAGTGGTCCTCATTTGCCAATTGGGTCTTGCCATTGCCCAACCTTTCTTACTCAATGCAGTGACAAAAATTAGTGTATTGTGGTTTCCTATCCACGAACGTGCCACTTCCGTTGCCTTAGGAACTCTCGCCCAGTTCCTCGGAATCATCCTTGTGATGATCCTAACTCCCATCCTCTTACACAGTGGAAACACGATCCCTGAAGTGATGATGTTGTATGGGTTTGTTTCTATGGCGAGTGCGATTCTTTTTTTACTCCTCGTAAGAGAAAAACCTCCCACCTCACCAAGTACACACGGCGAAGACCATGAACTCTCCTTTCTCGATGGGATTCGTTTTTTATGGAAACAAGCTGACATGAAAAAGATTCTATTTTTGTTTCTCATAGGTCTTGGTGTGTTTAATGCTGTGAGTACTTGTATCGATCAGATTTGTGAAATCAAAGGTTTAAACACAGAAGAGTCAGGACTTGTGGGTGGTGTGATGCTCATCGCAGGGATCTTTGGTGGCATTTTTGTTCCTCCCCTCTCTGACAAATTCCAAAAACGAAAACTTTTTTTAGTCATCGCAATGGTTGGTTTTTTAGTAGGACTCTCTGTTTTTGTTTTGTTCCAAGGGTTTATCCCGTTACTCATTGGATCGGTAGTGATTGGATTTTTTTTACTGGGGATTGGCGCACCCATTGGATTCCAATACTGTGCAGAGATCACATCCCCTGCCCCAGAGTCCACCTCACAAGGGTTACTTCTCCTTGTAGGCCAAGTCTCAGGGATTGTGTTTATCTTAGGGCTTAATTTTTTTGGAATGGTATCGTTTTTATATGTGTTACTTGCGTTAACAGTACTAACACTGGCACTTGTCTTCCAATTGAAAGAAAGTCCGTTTATGGAACCCTAA
- a CDS encoding TetR/AcrR family transcriptional regulator codes for MADTKHFNESFERISEEKRNRILSIAISEFANRGFTSANTNTIAQKAGISVGSLYKYFETKEDFFLTVVDYGITQLEKTLETVLSMDLDFFGKVEKIVRIIQNHSRMNQDIIRLYNEMTTESNYELITRLSGELESLSAKCYIDMISAAKQEGTIASDVDSNLSAFLLDNIFMTLQFSYATVYYKERMKIYLGEGVFEDDEAVVKAVMKFIRRALGG; via the coding sequence ATGGCTGATACAAAACACTTTAATGAAAGTTTCGAACGGATTTCGGAAGAAAAACGGAATCGAATTTTATCCATAGCCATCTCAGAATTTGCCAACCGTGGTTTCACAAGCGCCAATACCAATACCATCGCCCAAAAAGCGGGGATTAGTGTAGGTTCTCTCTACAAATACTTCGAAACCAAAGAGGATTTTTTCTTAACCGTGGTCGATTATGGGATCACCCAATTGGAAAAAACCTTAGAAACCGTATTGTCTATGGATTTGGATTTTTTTGGGAAGGTGGAAAAGATTGTAAGGATCATCCAAAACCATTCTCGCATGAACCAAGACATCATCCGATTGTACAATGAAATGACAACGGAAAGTAATTATGAACTCATCACACGCCTGTCAGGTGAATTGGAATCCTTATCAGCAAAATGTTATATCGATATGATTAGCGCAGCCAAACAAGAAGGAACCATTGCCAGTGATGTGGATAGTAACCTGTCGGCTTTTTTACTCGATAATATCTTTATGACCTTACAGTTTTCTTATGCCACCGTGTATTACAAAGAACGCATGAAAATTTATTTGGGGGAAGGCGTATTTGAAGATGATGAAGCAGTTGTCAAAGCTGTCATGAAATTCATCAGACGTGCCTTAGGCGGTTAG
- a CDS encoding aspartate aminotransferase family protein, with protein sequence MATGFSINEYPNVDQVYKDLRKLISLPIRSIRKNEMENIIQNYFETKCSKSKAMITKASEYIPGGVQHNLSFNFPFPLVFTKAAGAYLYDLDGNKYIDFLQAGGPTVLGSNPTSVRKKVIELLDSTGPVTGLFHEYEYKLAEKIVELVPSVEMFRMLGSGTEACMASIRVARLATKKKNIVKMGGAYHGWSDQLAYGLRIPGTRHFEANGVPRSIFKYTQEFYPNDLNSLESVLKRNRFFGGTAAVLIEPVGPESGTRPLDKDFNKGVRELCNKYGALLIFDEVVTAFRIGLSGAQGYFGVEPDLTVFGKVVAGGYPSAGGLGGKREYMKYVSAGLQTGTKKALIGGTMAANPLSSLAGYFTLCEMEKTNACEKSGRAGDRLTKGLQKLIQKYNLPFVAFNQGSICHLETVGTMLLDIDIKKFWTIKKTIAEAHKRKHAMEEMGAAYMSEGLVTLAGSRLYTSAADTDAVIDDALKRFDRVFQKVEGV encoded by the coding sequence ATGGCCACAGGCTTTTCCATCAATGAATACCCTAATGTAGACCAAGTTTACAAAGACTTGCGGAAATTAATTTCCCTGCCGATCCGTTCCATTCGCAAAAACGAAATGGAAAACATCATCCAAAACTACTTTGAAACAAAATGTAGTAAGTCCAAGGCCATGATCACAAAGGCTTCGGAATACATCCCAGGTGGTGTCCAACACAACTTGTCTTTCAATTTTCCTTTCCCCCTTGTTTTTACCAAAGCAGCCGGTGCCTATTTATATGATTTGGATGGAAACAAATACATCGACTTTTTGCAAGCTGGTGGACCTACAGTCCTCGGCAGTAACCCCACAAGTGTTCGTAAAAAAGTAATCGAACTCTTAGATTCCACAGGACCAGTCACTGGTCTTTTCCATGAATACGAATACAAACTCGCTGAAAAAATTGTCGAACTTGTTCCTTCTGTGGAAATGTTTCGCATGTTAGGTTCTGGAACCGAAGCATGTATGGCTTCTATCCGAGTGGCAAGGCTTGCAACAAAGAAGAAAAACATCGTGAAGATGGGTGGAGCTTACCATGGATGGAGTGACCAACTTGCTTATGGCCTTCGGATCCCAGGCACAAGGCATTTTGAAGCCAATGGTGTCCCAAGATCGATTTTCAAATACACACAAGAATTTTATCCGAATGATTTGAACTCACTCGAATCAGTCCTCAAACGGAATCGTTTTTTTGGTGGAACCGCAGCTGTTCTGATTGAACCTGTTGGCCCTGAAAGTGGAACAAGACCTCTTGATAAAGATTTTAACAAAGGTGTCAGAGAACTTTGTAACAAATATGGTGCCTTACTTATTTTTGATGAAGTGGTAACCGCATTTCGCATTGGTCTTAGTGGAGCACAAGGGTACTTTGGTGTGGAACCTGATCTCACTGTCTTTGGAAAAGTTGTCGCTGGTGGTTATCCTTCTGCCGGTGGACTTGGTGGTAAAAGAGAATACATGAAGTATGTATCTGCTGGACTACAAACGGGCACCAAAAAGGCGTTAATCGGTGGAACGATGGCAGCAAATCCACTCAGTTCCCTAGCTGGTTACTTTACACTTTGTGAAATGGAAAAAACCAATGCCTGTGAAAAATCTGGGAGAGCTGGTGACCGCCTCACTAAGGGATTACAAAAACTCATCCAAAAATACAACCTACCCTTTGTTGCCTTCAACCAAGGTTCTATCTGTCATCTGGAAACCGTTGGTACGATGTTACTTGATATCGATATCAAGAAATTTTGGACCATCAAAAAAACCATTGCAGAAGCCCACAAACGCAAACATGCGATGGAAGAAATGGGAGCAGCTTACATGTCAGAAGGTCTTGTGACCCTTGCGGGAAGTAGGTTGTATACAAGTGCTGCTGATACGGATGCAGTGATTGATGATGCACTCAAACGGTTTGACCGAGTTTTCCAAAAAGTGGAAGGGGTATAG
- a CDS encoding type II toxin-antitoxin system PemK/MazF family toxin produces MVITQYDIFLVNLDTTIGHEIQKSRPCIVISPNEMNQFIRTVMVAPMTTMMRNYPTRVSITFKGKIGSIVLDQIRTVDRSRLIKKLGSSDPKTNQKIKKVIKEMLVD; encoded by the coding sequence ATGGTGATCACTCAGTATGATATTTTTTTAGTCAATTTAGATACAACTATCGGGCATGAGATCCAAAAATCAAGACCATGTATTGTAATTTCTCCTAATGAGATGAACCAATTTATTCGTACGGTGATGGTTGCACCAATGACTACCATGATGCGAAATTACCCAACCAGAGTATCCATCACCTTCAAAGGAAAAATAGGTTCCATTGTTTTGGACCAGATAAGAACTGTAGATCGATCTAGATTGATAAAAAAACTTGGTTCATCCGATCCAAAAACAAATCAGAAAATCAAAAAAGTCATTAAAGAAATGTTAGTCGACTAA
- a CDS encoding AbrB/MazE/SpoVT family DNA-binding domain-containing protein, protein MKVAVIQIGNSRGIRIPKTVLEECHIDDIVDLKVDGDKIIISPDKERPRKAWATQFQEMAKQNDDSLILPDALDLEAEDWEW, encoded by the coding sequence ATGAAAGTGGCTGTGATTCAAATTGGAAATTCCAGGGGGATTCGTATCCCGAAGACAGTATTAGAGGAATGTCATATTGATGATATAGTAGATTTGAAAGTCGATGGAGATAAAATCATCATCTCTCCTGATAAAGAAAGACCAAGGAAAGCTTGGGCGACCCAATTCCAAGAGATGGCAAAGCAAAATGATGATTCATTGATCCTGCCTGATGCACTCGACTTGGAGGCTGAGGACTGGGAATGGTGA